One Pyrus communis chromosome 4, drPyrComm1.1, whole genome shotgun sequence genomic region harbors:
- the LOC137732215 gene encoding nudix hydrolase 13, mitochondrial-like — MSCLTARTGRQRQRYDGHLRLVSGCIPYKFEKIAGGCNGNIEQKLLVLMISSPNRDDLVFPKGGWEDDETMREAACREALEEAGVKGVLRDNPLGVWEFRSKSKQNSCSLQGGCKGFMFAMEVTEELDSWPEQANYGRKWLTIEEAFRFCRYDWMREALGKLLTTLSESRENNTRNELEELPLRPISEIGSEHPMSSSPVCFANHSSIHSLQLKNLTRKMNCTGLINDHRSCKNPLF; from the exons ATGTCTTGTTTAACGGCAAGAACAGGGCGGCAGAGACAGCGCTACGACGGTCATTTGAGGCTTGTTTCAGG GTGTATTCCTTATAAGTTTGAAAAGATTGCTGGCGGTTGCAATGGCAATATAGAGCAAAAATTGCTTGTTCTCATGATTTCTTCACCAAATCGGGATGATCTTGTGTTTCCAAAG GGCGGATGGGAGGATGACGAAACCATGAGGGAAGCTGCCTGTCGCGAGGCCTTGGAGGAAGCAGGAGTGAAGGGAGTTCTTCGT GATAATCCACTGGGAGTTTGGGAGTTTAGAAGCAAGAGCAAACAGAACAGCTGCAGTCTGCAAGGAGGTTGTAAAGGTTTCATGTTTGCAATGGAGGTGACTGAGGAGCTCGATTCCTGGCCCGAGCAGGCTAACTATGGAAGGAAATGG CTCACCATAGAAGAAGCATTCAGATTCTGTCGTTATGACTGGATGCGAGAAGCGCTAGGAAAACTTTTGACAACCCTATCAGAAAGCAGGGAGAATAACACAAGAAATGAACTGGAAGAACTTCCTTTGAGGCCAATCTCCGAAATTGGATCAGAACATCCAATGTCATCATCACCGGTGTGCTTTGCTAATCATTCCAGTATCCACAGCTTGCAGCTTAAAAATTTAACCAGAAAAATGAACTGTACAGGATTGATCAATGATCACAGGTCATGTAAAAATCCCTTGTTCTGA